The following is a genomic window from Anopheles merus strain MAF unplaced genomic scaffold, AmerM5.1 LNR4000910, whole genome shotgun sequence.
GGTAACGAACGGAACGACGAGAGAGTGCAATGTGTAAAATGAATCTCATAAATCTGCTTTCACACAGATGAATTTCGGAATGGACCGTTGCTCGATAGATTGGTGCGTTCTCGAAGGCAAAGCGGGGGAGTAAACTATGGCTTTCCCACGTTTCCCGACTTTACCAAACAGGGTCAGTTTGCTCAATTTGGACAACAAGGGCACGGGGGAGGATTATCTCTCGTAGTGACTTTTCCGATTTTATGCCAGGTAATTCATAACATGCTTACAATACACTTACGTCAACTAATACACCATTTGGTGGCCTCAGACCCTTCACAGTTCAAGGGCAACCAAGGATGGACAACAAGAAGCTGTGTATACGATgagaaaggaaaagcaaagTGCGTAGAGCAACATGGTGATAAGCCCAAACACTAGACGTGAAAGGAGATAACCTAGGGAGAAATCGTTTACCCgaatatgttttataataCCTGTtagtttaaatattgttttcgaatttcatttcatttcatttcatttcatttcatttatttaatacaatatctgccatcaaggctaaatataatggacttaaaactaattaaatactaacaaaaaacaaaatgattcatgaaaaactaagcctaactaacctagtcttgacctagcaaaaaagaaaagaaaaaaacaagggtagagcgtagagactatcataaacttaacaaaaaaaaagagagtaatagaaaactaaggagaataattaaagggaattagaagaaaaaatacggttacggaaagagttaagagaggagtcgaaatcaaagagatagtaaaagtggttaaacaatctGAAACAGGACAGAAGAGGGTCAATTTCTTCGTCCTAGCATTGATTTTCGaggtaatatttcattgttttgtgTAATACACCAGATAGTTCTAACAACGAACCATTACGATATACTTTCGTGATTTTTCGGATGACATTGTAGGCGAGGAATAGTaaatgatgaagaaaataaacattcgTAGAAAGTTTGTTAGcaattgttattatttgtaTAAGAATGGACAAAAATTATTTTCAGAAAAATACCTGGGTAGCACTTAAGTGGGAGCGGCAGAATCAGAATAATACCTCCAAAACTTTCACCTGCAAGCGCGAACCTCTCTGTACTAAACTTTATCTTTTAGATAAATGCATTTCCGGTTACGatccaaaaagcaaaacaaaacaaaacaatgttcaaaagaGTCTTCGCATAAATATTTTACGTTTGACGCACAAACGTAAAACATGTCGACATGTCGATCCAACACAACGTAAATTTGTTCGCGACTACATTCACGGGTAGCTCGTCATTCGTACAACAGCCAAGCTATAACATGCCATATTTTCTGTGCTGCTTTCAAATGAGCTCGTTTCACTATTAATTGTTGCTATACTGTATCTTTCTTCGAAGGAAACAATGCGACCAGTAAaaatggatggaaaaaactGGCAAGTTTAGTTTAGGCTAGGTAGAGTTTTACTTTACTTTCGCCTTGCGCACGTTATTGCCAGCAGCTTTGGGAGAGGATTGGGCTGAGTTTTGATCGGCTTCCGGAAGATcgctttcctttttcttttgtttctcgaTTTTTCAGTCTTATTTGCGCTGACCACTATTTTAGCGCGTTCTTCTGAGGAGCTTTCCCGCTTAGAGCGAAGAAAATTggaaatgaaatcgaaaaaaCAAATATCCTTGTAAACCGAACACCATCGACAGCATCAAAACACGCGTAGATTGGGAAATGTTGTCTATACTGTAAAAATAGCGTGAGCACTGACAGGACCATTGTCGCGAAACGGGGTAAGTAAGAATAAACAGTCCACTGTGTACGAGGCGCACTGTAGAGGAAAGGAGCATTGATTATCCGAAAAAACGGTAATTTACGCTTTGATTACTTACATTTAGCGAACTTGCCCTCCTTATCGACTATATCGACCAACTGGAAGGCATGGGCTACACATTCACAGAAATAGTGCAAGGTCAGGAGAACGAGAGCGATACGTTGGAATCTGAAAGTGGTTAGTCCAGTTAAGTGCTGCTCTTGGTGCTGTTTATAGGCATTGTCTTACATACCCAAGGAAGTAGGCTACGCCGATAATGAACAGGCCGCCCACTGCATGCTGAATCTTGGGTTTTTGTTCGTCTTTCTTCACCTTTTGGAAGTACAGTTCGGGCAACATATGCGCATAATAGGCCAGTTGAATAATGAAAAACATCTTATGTAGAAAAATCATCGGGTGATCAGGATATCCTTCCACATTCTTTGTAGGTTTCCAATGTACTGTTCGCGCACAATGAGATCCAATCCCCACAGAAAAGACATTGCGTAGAAGAGACTACCAGCTGACCGGACTCATTGAAGCGCGACAGTTTGAACTTGGATAAGTGCAGCTTTTTGGATATTTTCTGAAAGTTATAAAAATGTGCTATTAGCTTCATAAATGTTAGCTCTAGTCTAGCAAGCTCTACTTACATCCAAAACATATTCCTGTAAAATGGCGTGCATGATAATGCAGATAAGGGGTAGAGTAGAAAAACACCGCACAACCATCTTTCCAGCCGGCCGTGTACAGATATTGCACACCCATAGGGTTTTCCTGGTTTGGATCGGCTCCAGATACATTGTGTCGTAAGGCAACGAAGGTGCTAGCTAGTGATTGTGTCGGCTGGAAATAGCATGATTGGAAATATTGTAAGCTTAGCGGTACGGTTTTGTAATTGCCTAACCTTATCCTCAATGCCATGGTACACTTCAAGCTAGCCACTGTGGCTCCTACGTGGCAGATTAAACCGTGGCTCATTGATATCGCCGACGTTTTCAAACCATAGGGATCGCGAGTTGTGCGTTCGTTGTATAAAC
Proteins encoded in this region:
- the LOC121603181 gene encoding uncharacterized protein LOC121603181 translates to MKCSLVLLLLGVLCLGAFGDARQDEFRNGPLLDRLVRSRRQSGGVNYGFPTFPDFTKQGQFAQFGQQGHGGGLSLVVTFPILCQTLHSSRATKDGQQEAVYTMRKEKQSA